In the Mycolicibacter sp. MU0102 genome, one interval contains:
- a CDS encoding SDR family oxidoreductase, translated as MTTSAHAQRIAVVTGASSGIGEATARTLAGQGFHVIVAARRADRIAALADEIGGTAVVTDVTDPAAVADLAQRCEQVCESLSGSINVLVNNAGGAKGLASVEQADLEHWRWMWETNVLGTLQVTRALLPKLVASGDGLVVTVTSIAAFEIYDGGAGYTSAKHAQSALHRTLRGELLGKPVRLTEIAPGMVDTEFSLVRFEGDRDRADAVYSGLTPLTAADIAEVIGFVSSRPPHVDLDQIVIRPRDQASATRANRRVKDSSSS; from the coding sequence ATGACGACATCTGCGCACGCTCAGCGCATTGCGGTGGTCACCGGCGCCAGCTCAGGCATCGGCGAGGCGACCGCGAGAACCCTTGCCGGACAAGGCTTTCACGTCATCGTCGCGGCCCGCCGCGCCGATCGGATCGCCGCGCTGGCCGACGAGATCGGCGGCACCGCAGTAGTGACCGACGTCACTGACCCGGCCGCCGTCGCCGACTTGGCCCAGAGGTGCGAACAGGTCTGCGAGTCGCTCTCCGGTTCAATAAACGTGCTGGTCAACAACGCCGGCGGCGCCAAGGGTCTGGCATCGGTAGAACAGGCCGATCTCGAGCACTGGCGCTGGATGTGGGAGACCAATGTGCTGGGCACCCTGCAGGTGACGCGTGCGCTGCTGCCGAAACTGGTCGCGTCCGGGGACGGCCTGGTGGTCACGGTGACTTCGATCGCGGCGTTCGAAATCTATGACGGTGGCGCCGGCTACACCTCGGCCAAGCACGCTCAAAGCGCACTGCACCGCACGCTGCGCGGCGAACTGCTGGGAAAGCCGGTGCGGCTCACCGAAATCGCTCCCGGCATGGTGGACACCGAGTTCTCGCTGGTGCGCTTCGAAGGCGACCGCGACCGCGCTGACGCCGTCTATTCCGGCCTGACGCCGCTGACGGCGGCCGACATCGCCGAGGTGATCGGGTTCGTGTCCTCCCGGCCGCCGCACGTCGACCTCGACCAGATCGTCATCCGCCCCCGCGACCAGGCATCTGCGACCCGGGCTAACCGCCGGGTGAAGGACTCGAGCTCGTCGTAG
- a CDS encoding DUF2993 domain-containing protein, which produces MSNPPGPPQDESPWARPTGQPEPQGSATPPRPPEPSASPTQQMPAGGREEPTTRIPAAPAHPPVPPQTPAPAQGAGSPPTDPVPQPAPTQAAEAPTTVIEAPDAPSRSASVLRDPLALVLILVTVIALALAGVIGAELIARRIGDSKVAKATECVVNDKASASFGVTPPFLWQHITGNYTNISIHTAGNQVKDAKQMTADLSISDVDLHGTGDSRGTIGSLQATLTWPSAGIKETVQNMVPILGNLVSDLKTNAQDGTVELRGAFGLATVVVKPEVVNGGLSLQVQKLTGLGALTLPRESLQPELDRFATELTKRYPLGLRADSIEVTDTGVVARFSTHNASIPRTDDPCFAHL; this is translated from the coding sequence GTGAGCAATCCGCCCGGACCTCCCCAAGACGAGTCACCCTGGGCTCGCCCCACCGGCCAGCCCGAACCCCAAGGCAGCGCTACGCCGCCCCGTCCGCCGGAGCCGTCCGCCTCGCCCACCCAGCAGATGCCGGCGGGCGGGCGTGAAGAGCCCACCACCCGGATTCCCGCGGCACCTGCACACCCTCCCGTGCCGCCGCAGACCCCGGCGCCCGCGCAGGGCGCCGGGTCGCCGCCCACGGACCCGGTGCCGCAGCCGGCGCCGACGCAGGCCGCTGAGGCGCCCACCACCGTGATCGAAGCCCCGGACGCCCCGTCACGGTCGGCTTCGGTGCTACGTGACCCGCTGGCCCTGGTCCTGATCTTGGTGACAGTGATCGCGCTGGCGCTGGCGGGGGTGATCGGCGCCGAGTTGATCGCCCGCCGTATCGGCGACAGCAAGGTGGCCAAGGCAACCGAGTGCGTGGTGAACGACAAGGCCAGCGCCTCGTTCGGGGTGACGCCGCCGTTCTTGTGGCAGCACATCACCGGCAACTACACCAACATCTCCATCCACACTGCGGGCAATCAGGTCAAAGACGCCAAGCAGATGACCGCCGACCTGAGCATCTCCGATGTCGATCTGCACGGCACCGGCGACTCGCGGGGCACCATCGGTTCCCTGCAGGCGACGCTGACCTGGCCGTCGGCCGGGATCAAAGAGACCGTGCAGAACATGGTGCCGATCCTGGGCAACCTGGTCTCCGACCTCAAGACCAATGCACAGGACGGCACCGTCGAGCTGCGCGGTGCGTTCGGTCTGGCCACCGTCGTGGTCAAGCCCGAAGTCGTCAACGGGGGTCTATCCCTGCAGGTGCAGAAACTGACCGGCCTAGGCGCCCTGACTCTGCCGCGAGAGTCGCTGCAACCCGAGTTGGACCGGTTCGCCACGGAGTTGACCAAGCGCTATCCGCTCGGTCTGCGCGCCGACAGCATCGAGGTCACCGATACCGGTGTGGTGGCGCGGTTCTCCACCCATAACGCCTCGATTCCGCGGACGGATGACCCCTGCTTCGCGCATCTGTAA
- a CDS encoding DUF2505 domain-containing protein → MPRTFTLSEHYSATVEQVYAVFADEHYWRARLADSGADVVALDAMTVGPDGGVDVATTQGIHREKLPALAAQFHPGNLDVARHETWHPVRDGRARAQVTGKVVGAPAKLSGDAILAPASGGCELRLTATVQVDIPLVGGKIESFIGGQLAELMTSEQRFTATWLRQGGATPTA, encoded by the coding sequence ATGCCGCGTACATTCACGCTCTCCGAGCACTACTCGGCAACCGTCGAGCAGGTGTATGCCGTCTTCGCCGACGAGCACTACTGGCGAGCCCGGCTGGCCGACTCCGGAGCCGATGTCGTGGCGTTGGACGCGATGACCGTCGGCCCCGATGGCGGCGTCGACGTCGCCACCACGCAGGGCATTCACCGGGAGAAGCTGCCCGCGCTGGCGGCCCAGTTTCATCCGGGCAATTTGGATGTGGCGCGGCACGAGACATGGCATCCGGTGCGCGACGGGCGCGCACGCGCCCAGGTGACCGGCAAGGTCGTCGGCGCACCGGCAAAGCTGTCCGGCGACGCGATCCTGGCGCCGGCATCCGGCGGCTGTGAGCTGCGGCTGACCGCGACCGTGCAGGTCGACATCCCGCTGGTGGGCGGCAAGATCGAGAGTTTCATCGGCGGGCAGTTGGCCGAGCTGATGACCAGCGAGCAGCGGTTCACCGCGACGTGGCTGCGGCAGGGCGGCGCAACACCGACGGCATAG
- a CDS encoding ROK family protein, giving the protein MRTTSLTAHLASHRNGRLRSHPRVVAPALQLADSAGAEVFAAVRQHGPVAREAIAGVTSLSVATVNRQVSALLEAGLLLERADLATSGAIGRPRRPVVVNHEPFLTLGLHIGAKTTSIVATDLLGRTLDVVETPTPNNGATPALASLAASASRYLTRWQKRRPLWVGVATGGAVDGATGHVDHPRLGWTAAPVGPVLAEELGLPVSVASHVDAMAGAELLFGVRRPTANSTTSLYVYARETVGYALVIGGRVHSPASGPGTIAGLPVYSELLGGTGHLESTVSDEAVLAAARRLRLLPEGKGAVSAAVTTLVREARGGDERAAALLTERARALGEAVALLRDVLNPDDLVVGGQGFTEYPEGMVEVERAFTQRSVLPPRSIRVTAFGNRVQEAGAGTVALGGLYADPVGAMRRSRGPVARVVPEVSA; this is encoded by the coding sequence GTGCGTACTACCTCTCTCACCGCTCACCTGGCCAGCCACCGCAACGGTCGCCTCCGTTCTCACCCGCGCGTGGTAGCCCCGGCCCTGCAGCTCGCCGACAGCGCCGGCGCCGAGGTGTTCGCCGCGGTTCGCCAACATGGCCCGGTCGCGCGGGAGGCCATCGCCGGCGTCACCTCGCTGAGCGTGGCCACGGTCAACCGCCAGGTCAGTGCGCTGCTGGAAGCCGGATTGCTGCTGGAGCGCGCCGACCTGGCCACGTCCGGGGCGATCGGGCGGCCGCGTCGGCCGGTGGTGGTCAACCACGAACCGTTCCTCACCCTGGGCCTGCACATCGGGGCCAAGACCACCAGCATTGTGGCCACCGACCTGCTCGGACGCACGCTGGACGTCGTCGAGACCCCGACACCGAACAATGGCGCGACGCCGGCGCTGGCATCGCTGGCCGCCAGCGCCAGCCGGTACCTGACCCGCTGGCAGAAGCGCCGGCCGCTGTGGGTCGGCGTGGCGACCGGTGGCGCAGTCGACGGGGCCACCGGCCACGTGGACCACCCGCGGCTGGGCTGGACGGCAGCGCCGGTCGGACCCGTGTTGGCCGAGGAGCTGGGCCTGCCCGTATCGGTGGCCTCCCACGTGGATGCGATGGCCGGGGCGGAACTGCTGTTCGGGGTGCGGCGGCCGACGGCCAACAGCACCACCAGCCTCTACGTCTACGCCCGCGAAACGGTCGGCTACGCCCTGGTGATCGGCGGCCGGGTGCACAGCCCGGCCAGTGGTCCCGGCACCATCGCCGGGCTGCCGGTGTACTCGGAACTGCTCGGGGGCACCGGGCATCTGGAGTCCACCGTCAGCGATGAGGCGGTACTGGCCGCGGCTCGTCGGTTGCGGCTGCTGCCCGAGGGCAAGGGCGCCGTGTCGGCGGCGGTGACCACCCTGGTGCGCGAGGCGCGCGGCGGTGACGAGCGAGCGGCGGCACTGCTGACCGAGCGGGCCCGCGCACTGGGCGAAGCGGTCGCGCTGTTGCGCGATGTGCTCAACCCCGATGACCTGGTGGTCGGTGGCCAGGGTTTCACCGAATACCCCGAGGGCATGGTCGAGGTGGAGCGGGCATTTACGCAGCGCTCAGTGCTCCCGCCGCGCAGCATCCGCGTCACCGCGTTCGGCAACCGGGTTCAGGAGGCCGGCGCCGGCACCGTGGCACTGGGCGGACTCTACGCCGACCCGGTCGGGGCGATGCGTCGCTCCCGCGGGCCGGTCGCCCGCGTGGTCCCGGAAGTGTCCGCCTGA
- a CDS encoding UDP-N-acetylmuramate dehydrogenase yields MAGSEFAGARVAEAVPLAPLTTLRVGPVARRVITCADTEQIVATLGQLDAAGDRPLLLAGGSNVLIADDLEDLTAVVLANDGITINGTLLRAEAGAVWDEVVARAVAANLGGLECLSGIPGSAGATPVQNVGAYGVEVADRLTRVLLLDRRSGEVRWTPAAELELGYRTSVLKYSDAVVVLEVEFELDAGGRSAPLRYGELTTALQAADGEHRDPAAVRAAVLALRAAKGMVLDADDHDTWSVGSFFTNPVVSQDVYRGVADRESGSVPHWEAPSGVKLAAGWLVERSGFSKGYPGPDAPARLSTKHALALTNRGGATSADILSLARVVRDGVRDAFGITLHPEPVLVGCAL; encoded by the coding sequence GTGGCGGGTTCCGAGTTCGCGGGCGCGCGTGTCGCTGAGGCGGTGCCGCTGGCGCCCTTGACCACCCTGCGGGTGGGACCGGTCGCCCGACGGGTCATCACGTGCGCCGACACCGAGCAGATCGTGGCAACGCTGGGTCAACTCGACGCGGCCGGTGACCGTCCGCTGCTGCTCGCTGGCGGCTCCAACGTGCTGATCGCCGACGACCTCGAAGACCTGACCGCCGTCGTGTTGGCCAACGACGGCATCACCATCAACGGCACTCTGCTGCGCGCCGAAGCCGGCGCAGTCTGGGACGAGGTCGTCGCCCGCGCGGTCGCTGCGAACCTGGGCGGGCTGGAGTGCTTGTCGGGCATTCCCGGCTCGGCGGGCGCTACCCCGGTGCAGAACGTCGGGGCCTACGGCGTCGAGGTCGCCGACCGCCTGACCCGGGTTCTGCTGCTGGATCGGCGCAGCGGCGAGGTGCGCTGGACACCGGCGGCCGAGCTGGAACTCGGCTATCGCACCAGCGTGCTCAAGTACTCCGATGCGGTGGTGGTGCTGGAGGTCGAATTCGAACTGGATGCGGGTGGGCGCAGCGCGCCGCTGCGATACGGCGAGTTGACCACCGCGCTGCAGGCCGCCGACGGCGAGCACCGCGACCCGGCAGCGGTCCGCGCCGCGGTGCTGGCGCTGCGCGCGGCAAAGGGCATGGTGCTCGACGCCGATGACCACGACACCTGGAGTGTCGGCTCGTTCTTTACCAATCCGGTTGTGTCACAAGATGTCTACCGCGGCGTGGCTGATCGGGAAAGCGGATCGGTGCCGCACTGGGAAGCCCCGAGTGGGGTGAAGCTGGCGGCCGGCTGGCTGGTGGAGCGGTCCGGTTTCAGCAAGGGCTATCCCGGGCCGGATGCGCCGGCGCGACTGTCCACCAAACACGCGTTGGCGTTGACCAACCGGGGCGGGGCCACCTCCGCCGACATCCTGAGCCTGGCCCGCGTCGTGCGTGACGGGGTGCGGGACGCGTTCGGTATCACCCTGCACCCCGAGCCGGTCCTGGTCGGGTGCGCGCTGTAA
- a CDS encoding L,D-transpeptidase, with amino-acid sequence MTLNRRRALAALAAGVVAPTTLAGCFGQPGKSAEKAPQSAPALTFEPALEHGAVADVLPTAAVAVTVRDGWFQRVALTSPAGKVLSGTFNRERNRYTVTEPLGYDSVYTWSGSVVGHDGNAVPVSGSITTVAPAVVIDGGFQLADGQTVGVAAPVILQFDGPIADKAAVERALTVITEPPVEGSWAWLPDEVQGARVHWRSRDYFPAGTKVSVNAKLYGLAFGDGAYGAQDMSLDFAIGRRQVVRAEVSSHRIQVARDEGVIMDFPCSYGEADKPRNVTRNGIHVVSEKYADFYMSNPAAGYSNIHERWAVRISNNGEFIHANPASAGAQGNTNVTNGCINLSTDDAEQYFHSAIYGDPVEVTGSSIELSYADGDIWDWAVDWDTWVSMSALSSSEPPRTSLPRTAPATPTDAPTLSGTPTTTTSSSPSPGG; translated from the coding sequence GTGACCCTGAACCGGCGACGTGCGTTGGCGGCGCTGGCTGCCGGGGTTGTGGCGCCGACCACATTGGCCGGATGTTTCGGTCAGCCCGGGAAGAGCGCCGAGAAGGCGCCACAGTCTGCGCCTGCCCTGACGTTTGAGCCCGCCCTGGAACACGGAGCGGTGGCCGACGTGCTGCCCACCGCCGCCGTCGCCGTCACGGTGCGCGACGGCTGGTTTCAGCGGGTGGCGCTGACCAGCCCGGCCGGAAAGGTGCTCAGCGGAACGTTCAACCGGGAGCGCAACCGCTACACCGTCACCGAGCCGTTGGGCTATGACTCCGTCTACACCTGGAGCGGGTCGGTGGTGGGGCACGACGGCAATGCGGTGCCGGTCAGCGGCAGCATCACCACGGTCGCGCCCGCCGTCGTCATCGACGGTGGCTTTCAGCTGGCCGATGGACAGACGGTGGGCGTCGCCGCGCCGGTGATCTTGCAGTTCGACGGGCCGATCGCCGACAAGGCGGCCGTCGAGCGGGCATTGACCGTCATCACCGAGCCGCCGGTGGAAGGCAGCTGGGCCTGGTTGCCCGACGAGGTGCAGGGGGCCCGGGTGCACTGGCGCAGTCGGGACTATTTCCCGGCCGGAACCAAGGTCAGCGTCAACGCCAAGCTGTACGGACTGGCGTTCGGCGACGGCGCCTACGGGGCCCAGGACATGTCCCTGGACTTCGCGATCGGCCGGCGCCAGGTGGTGCGCGCGGAAGTCTCGTCGCACCGCATTCAGGTGGCCCGCGACGAGGGCGTGATCATGGACTTCCCCTGCAGCTACGGCGAAGCCGACAAGCCGCGCAACGTCACTCGCAACGGCATCCACGTGGTCAGCGAGAAGTACGCGGACTTCTACATGTCCAACCCGGCCGCCGGCTACAGCAACATCCATGAGCGCTGGGCGGTCCGCATCTCCAACAACGGCGAGTTCATCCACGCCAACCCGGCCAGTGCGGGCGCTCAGGGCAACACCAACGTCACCAACGGCTGCATCAACTTGTCGACAGACGACGCCGAGCAGTACTTCCACAGCGCGATCTACGGCGACCCCGTCGAAGTGACCGGCAGCTCGATCGAGCTGTCCTACGCCGACGGGGATATCTGGGACTGGGCGGTGGACTGGGACACCTGGGTCTCGATGTCGGCTTTGTCGAGTTCCGAACCACCCCGGACCTCACTGCCCCGCACCGCGCCGGCCACCCCGACCGACGCGCCGACACTGTCGGGCACGCCCACGACTACGACGAGCTCGAGTCCTTCACCCGGCGGTTAG
- a CDS encoding DUF2993 domain-containing protein, giving the protein MSAPGPTHRFSGLPAIMLALTAVLAIALVGMLGGELYARHRANTLVAEAVKCEAQDDATVSFGTTPPVLAQYFNGEYSHISVKTAGNQIRQAKGMQLDLDIRNVRLNKGAGASDSKGTIGSLEGTITWPADGIKQSIQDVVPMIGSIVTGSVTADPGAGTVQLKGLLNKATVKPQLVNNGLSLQVVDLEALGHDLDTDTVQRRLDELTAKVTDNLPLGIHLDSVAVTDSGVVVKFSTQNAAIQQGSSSSQCFDSL; this is encoded by the coding sequence ATGAGCGCACCCGGACCCACACATCGGTTTTCCGGCCTGCCGGCGATCATGCTGGCCTTGACCGCGGTGCTCGCAATAGCACTGGTAGGAATGCTCGGCGGTGAGCTCTACGCCCGCCACCGTGCGAACACCCTGGTCGCCGAAGCCGTCAAATGCGAGGCGCAGGACGACGCCACCGTGTCCTTCGGGACCACTCCCCCGGTGCTAGCGCAGTACTTCAACGGCGAGTACTCCCACATCTCGGTCAAGACCGCCGGTAACCAGATCCGGCAGGCCAAGGGCATGCAGCTCGATCTGGACATCCGCAACGTCCGGCTGAACAAGGGCGCGGGTGCCTCGGACTCCAAAGGCACCATCGGGTCACTGGAGGGCACCATCACCTGGCCGGCCGACGGGATCAAGCAGTCGATTCAGGACGTGGTCCCGATGATCGGCAGCATCGTCACCGGCAGTGTCACCGCCGACCCGGGTGCCGGCACCGTCCAACTCAAGGGCCTGCTCAACAAGGCGACCGTCAAGCCGCAACTGGTGAACAACGGGCTGTCGCTGCAGGTGGTCGATCTGGAGGCGCTGGGCCACGACCTCGACACCGATACCGTGCAGCGCCGCCTCGACGAACTGACCGCAAAGGTGACCGACAACCTTCCGCTGGGCATCCACCTCGACAGCGTGGCAGTCACCGATTCCGGTGTGGTGGTGAAATTCTCGACCCAGAATGCCGCCATCCAGCAGGGGTCTTCGTCGAGTCAATGCTTCGACTCGCTGTAA
- a CDS encoding carbon-nitrogen hydrolase family protein, whose translation MRIACAQILSGADPAANLQLVTDYTERAAEQGASLVVFPEAAMCRFGVPLGPVAEPLDGPWATQVREVAARAQITVVAGMFTPADGGRVTNTLLAVGPGTDTHYHKVHLYDAFGFTESRTVAPGFEPVVIDVNGVGVGLSTCYDIRFPALYTELADRGAQLIAVCASWGAGPGKLSQWELLARARALDSTSYVVAVGQADPGVAEDSSGAPTGVGHSMITSPWGEVIAAAGASPQLLVCDIDLDAVSTARRTLAVLSNRASFLQVGKAQSRG comes from the coding sequence ATGCGGATTGCTTGTGCGCAGATACTCAGCGGCGCCGACCCGGCCGCGAATCTGCAACTGGTGACCGACTACACCGAACGGGCCGCCGAGCAGGGGGCGTCGCTGGTGGTGTTCCCGGAGGCGGCGATGTGCCGGTTCGGGGTGCCGCTGGGCCCGGTTGCCGAGCCTCTCGACGGGCCGTGGGCCACGCAGGTTCGCGAAGTCGCCGCGCGAGCTCAGATCACCGTGGTCGCCGGAATGTTCACCCCGGCCGATGGTGGACGCGTCACCAACACGTTGTTGGCGGTCGGCCCCGGAACCGACACGCACTATCACAAGGTCCACCTCTACGACGCCTTCGGTTTCACCGAATCACGCACGGTGGCACCGGGATTCGAGCCGGTGGTGATCGATGTCAACGGCGTCGGCGTCGGGTTGTCGACCTGTTATGACATCCGGTTCCCGGCGCTGTACACCGAATTGGCCGACCGCGGCGCACAGCTGATCGCGGTCTGCGCCTCGTGGGGCGCCGGCCCGGGAAAGCTGTCCCAGTGGGAGCTGCTGGCTCGGGCCCGGGCGCTGGATTCAACCAGCTATGTCGTCGCGGTAGGGCAGGCCGACCCAGGCGTTGCCGAGGATTCCTCGGGCGCGCCGACCGGAGTGGGCCACAGCATGATCACCTCGCCGTGGGGTGAGGTGATCGCCGCTGCCGGCGCATCGCCGCAGCTACTGGTCTGCGACATCGACCTCGACGCGGTCTCCACCGCCCGCCGGACGCTAGCGGTGTTGAGCAATCGTGCGAGCTTCCTTCAGGTCGGTAAGGCACAATCGCGCGGGTGA